The bacterium genome includes a window with the following:
- a CDS encoding glycosyltransferase: protein MKITLAFDIFNKEDSIAAVLQSWLATTSGKHDIEVIAVYDACVDTSRTIAEEVVRDAGVAYQGLETDDVFEIKANNAALKVATGDLIVFVQDDNLMWDRNWDALLARIAALPRTGAMGLLAGLKVYPSGTYERIECWRERKGDHYAKHNISPDRYPLAAYSVNAINRPFAIATSLLRAQGGLDETYCPMDFDDLSLSIDLFRKGYTNYYIPFAVVNTSAKFSTIGPKQAAANYQHGRQVFLDRHLDYLGGQYYTPCAQPIVTLKEYDGGITYADDL, encoded by the coding sequence ATGAAGATCACCCTCGCTTTCGACATCTTTAACAAAGAGGACAGCATTGCCGCAGTGCTGCAATCCTGGCTCGCTACGACTTCGGGCAAGCATGACATCGAGGTTATCGCAGTGTATGATGCCTGTGTGGACACCTCACGCACTATTGCCGAAGAAGTCGTCCGTGATGCCGGTGTCGCATACCAGGGCCTCGAAACTGATGACGTGTTCGAGATCAAAGCCAATAACGCCGCGCTCAAAGTCGCTACTGGCGACCTGATCGTGTTTGTCCAGGACGATAACCTGATGTGGGACCGCAATTGGGACGCGCTGCTTGCCCGTATCGCCGCGCTGCCTCGAACGGGTGCAATGGGCTTGCTCGCCGGCTTGAAAGTTTATCCCAGCGGCACATACGAGCGCATCGAGTGTTGGCGGGAGCGCAAAGGCGACCACTACGCCAAGCACAATATCTCGCCTGATCGATACCCGCTGGCGGCGTACTCGGTCAACGCCATAAACCGGCCTTTTGCTATCGCCACCAGCTTGCTGCGTGCCCAGGGCGGATTGGATGAAACCTACTGCCCGATGGATTTCGACGATCTCAGCCTAAGCATCGACCTTTTCAGAAAGGGCTATACCAACTACTATATCCCCTTCGCTGTCGTCAACACCTCGGCCAAGTTCAGCACTATCGGACCGAAACAGGCAGCGGCCAACTACCAGCATGGCCGACAAGTATTCCTGGACCGGCACCTCGACTACCTCGGCGGGCAATACTACACGCCGTGTGCCCAGCCCATCGTCACTCTAAAAGAATATGACGGCGGTATCACGTATGCTGACGATCTTTAG